The proteins below come from a single Lepeophtheirus salmonis chromosome 4, UVic_Lsal_1.4, whole genome shotgun sequence genomic window:
- the LOC121116031 gene encoding uncharacterized protein produces MPPVCDTIMAYNTSLFRDSSALPFPHPGLFPPPPAPLPGGIAGAVSGLGSGNLSSSSHEGNNKSSDDPKVTLEQKELWEQFHRYGTEMVITKTGRQMFPHLKFKLSGLDSKSKYVLLLDIVSADDFRYKFHNSRWVVAGKADPEMPKRMYIHPDSPATGEHWMQKVVSFHKLKLTNNISDKHGLTILNSMHKYQPRFHLVRADDIRHLPYSTFRTYVFNETAFIGVTAYQNEKITQLKIDHNPFAKGFRETGSAKSQKKRDAMTHQSIPASYNNNSLFNHLAAAHHHQHHHRRRASKEEMMNQSSSDHSPKTSPTPHQSEELLDVVSVDPGSISPPLPSLPSPLLGPATTTTTKSTKVRSFDVSSLIGLPKDEEEEEKCEIGGGSERGGTISPPTTTTPLTHLPTPPPHLYPYLLNPSLYPFNPLLFNAQLALAAQQQQLAYSSSSGPDRPIPRSPQHRFSPYSTHSSSPPPPSAFHSLLPRYSPSASPTGSSLGRISPPKPSSSPEQQPSSKEQLSV; encoded by the exons ATGCCTCCAGTTTGTGATACAATAATGGCTTATAACACGAGTTTATTCCGAGATTCCTCAGCTCTTCCCTTCCCACACCCTGGACTCTTTCCACCGCCGCCAGCCCCTCTACCAGGAGGAATAGCAGGTGCTGTTTCTGGTCTTGGGAGCGGTAATCTCTCCTCCTCCTCACATGAGGGGAATAACAAGTCAAGTGATGATCCTAAAGTCACACTAGAGCAAAAGGAACTCTGGGAACAGTTTCATCGCTACGGAACGGAAATGGTCATAACGAAAACCGGACG ACAAATGTTTCCTCACCTCAAGTTTAAGCTCTCAGGGCTAGACtccaaatcaaaatatgttcttCTACTCGACATTGTGTCCGCAGATGATTTCCGATATAAATTCCACAATAGTCGATGGGTTGTCGCTGGAAAAGCGGATCCAGAAATGCCTAAACGCATGTATATTCATCCAGACAGTCCTGCCACGGGGGAACATTGGATGCAGAAAGTCGTGTCcttccataaattaaaattgaccaATAACATATCTGATAAACATGGATTG ACTATCCTCAATTCCATGCACAAATATCAGCCTCGTTTCCATTTAGTGAGAGCAGATGATATTCGACATTTGCCCTATTCTACCTTTAGAACTTATGTCTTTAATGAAACGGCTTTTATTGGAGTCACTgcttatcaaaatgaaaaaatcactcAGCTTAAAATAGACCATAATCCCTTTGCCAAAGGATTTCGAGAAACGGGGTCCGCCAAAAGTCAAAAAAA AAGAGACGCCATGACACATCAGTCCATTCCCGCCTCTTACAACAATAATTCCCTCTTTAATCACTTGGCAGCAGCTCACCATCATCAACATCACCACCGGAGGAGAGCTTCGAAGGAAGAGATGATGAACCAAAGCTCCTCCGATCATTCACCAAAAACATCACCAACACCTCATCAGTCAGAAGAGCTATTGGATGTCGTGAGCGTGGATCCGGGCTCTATCTCACCCCCACTCCCATCCCTTCCTTCTCCACTTCTAGGACCGGCCACAACAACCACCACCAAGTCAACCAAAGTTCGCTCCTTTGATGTAAGCTCACTCATCGGACTCCCCAAGGATGAAGAAGAGGAAGAGAAGTGTGAGATCGGGGGAGGAAGTGAAAGAGGAGGAACCATTAGTCCACCAACGACAACAACTCCACTAACCCATCTTCCAACTCCACCCCCACATCTCTATCCTTATCTCCTGAATCCAAGTCTCTACCCTTTCAATCCACTCCTATTCAATGCTCAACTTGCCCTAGCAGCGCAGCAACAACAATTAGCTTACTCATCATCGTCAGGTCCAGATAGACCCATTCCTCGATCCCCACAACATCGATTCTCTCCTTACTCCACACACTCATCCTCACCACCGCCACCGTCCGCGTTTCACTCTCTTCTACCTCGATATTCCCCATCAGCATCACCCACAGGATCATCCCTTGGTCGGATCTCTCCGCCAAAACCGTCTTCTAGTCCAGAGCAGCAGCCTAGTAGCAAAGAACAACTCTCAGTCTAA